A single window of Jiangella alkaliphila DNA harbors:
- a CDS encoding peptidylprolyl isomerase has product MADELHATLHTNRGDITVALLPNHAPKTVRNFVELAQGEREWVNPETGEKTSDKLYDGTVFHRVISGFMIQGGDPLGNGTGGPGYDFADEFHPELAFNKPYLLAMANAGPNTNGSQFFITVGPTPHLNRRHTIFGEVADQSSRDVVDAIAATPTDRGDRPREPVIIESVTVTGG; this is encoded by the coding sequence GTGGCCGACGAGCTTCATGCCACCCTGCACACCAACCGCGGCGACATCACCGTGGCACTGCTGCCCAACCACGCTCCGAAGACGGTGCGCAACTTCGTCGAGCTCGCGCAGGGCGAGCGCGAGTGGGTCAACCCGGAAACCGGTGAGAAGACCTCCGACAAGCTGTACGACGGCACCGTCTTCCACCGCGTCATCTCCGGCTTCATGATCCAGGGCGGCGACCCGCTGGGCAACGGCACCGGCGGTCCCGGCTACGACTTCGCCGACGAGTTCCACCCGGAGCTGGCGTTCAACAAGCCGTACCTGCTGGCCATGGCCAACGCCGGGCCCAACACCAACGGCTCGCAGTTCTTCATCACCGTCGGCCCGACGCCGCACCTGAACCGCCGTCACACCATCTTCGGTGAGGTGGCCGACCAGAGCAGCCGCGACGTCGTCGACGCCATCGCCGCCACGCCCACCGACCGTGGTGACCGGCCGCGCGAGCCCGTCATCATCGAGTCGGTCACCGTCACCGGCGGCTGA
- the cobT gene encoding nicotinate-nucleotide--dimethylbenzimidazole phosphoribosyltransferase: protein MTPTVEELVEQVRPVDRTAYAQARERHAGLAKPPGSLGRLEDLGARLAAIAHRCPPPVPSSPALVVAAADHGVHAQGVSDWPQEVTAAMVATVVSGGAAVNAIARTVGAQVVVVDVGTLRLGPVPDGVRDERVRSATRDLAVEPAMTLDECRTAIRAGARVAAELIDGGTDLLVTGEVGIGNTTASAALFAAFTGADPADVTGKGANLDDGRTAHKVDVVRTALARHAAAGRSGPLETLASLGGLEHAALVGVMLAGAAARIPVVVDGVVTGAAALAAVALAPEVAGYLVAGHTSAEPGGRRLPDRLGEPALLDLSLRLGEGTGALLAVPLVQAAARVLTDMATLADVTRAPSTLPGPGAVDAAIAAPAPLRGGEACRGRS, encoded by the coding sequence ATGACGCCGACCGTGGAAGAGCTCGTCGAGCAGGTCCGGCCGGTCGACCGGACGGCGTACGCGCAGGCCCGCGAACGGCACGCCGGGCTGGCAAAGCCACCGGGCAGCCTCGGGCGCCTGGAGGATCTCGGCGCCCGGCTGGCCGCGATCGCGCACCGCTGCCCGCCGCCGGTGCCGTCGTCGCCGGCATTGGTCGTGGCCGCGGCCGACCACGGAGTGCACGCTCAAGGCGTCTCCGACTGGCCGCAGGAGGTGACGGCGGCGATGGTCGCGACCGTCGTCTCGGGCGGGGCCGCGGTGAACGCGATCGCCCGGACGGTCGGCGCGCAGGTCGTGGTCGTCGACGTCGGGACGCTGCGGCTCGGCCCGGTCCCCGACGGCGTGCGCGACGAGCGGGTGCGCAGCGCCACCCGCGACCTCGCCGTCGAGCCGGCGATGACGCTCGACGAGTGCCGGACGGCGATCCGCGCGGGCGCCCGGGTCGCGGCGGAGCTGATCGACGGCGGCACCGACCTGCTCGTGACCGGCGAGGTCGGCATCGGCAACACGACGGCGTCGGCCGCCCTGTTCGCGGCGTTCACCGGCGCCGACCCGGCCGACGTGACCGGGAAGGGCGCCAATCTCGACGACGGCCGGACGGCGCACAAGGTCGACGTCGTGCGGACGGCGCTGGCCCGGCACGCCGCGGCCGGCCGGTCCGGACCGCTGGAGACACTGGCGTCGCTGGGCGGGCTGGAGCACGCGGCGCTGGTCGGCGTCATGCTGGCCGGAGCGGCCGCGCGGATCCCCGTCGTCGTCGACGGCGTCGTCACCGGGGCCGCGGCGCTGGCCGCCGTCGCGCTCGCCCCGGAGGTCGCCGGCTACCTGGTCGCCGGGCACACGTCGGCCGAGCCGGGCGGGCGGAGGCTGCCCGACCGGCTCGGTGAACCTGCTCTGCTCGACCTGTCGTTGCGGCTCGGCGAAGGCACCGGCGCGCTGCTGGCCGTCCCGCTGGTGCAGGCCGCCGCGCGAGTGCTGACGGACATGGCGACGCTCGCCGACGTGACAAGAGCGCCTAGCACGTTGCCTGGTCCTGGTGCGGTGGATGCGGCGATTGCTGCGCCGGCTCCGCTTCGCGGCGGTGAAGCATGCCGCGGGCGCTCTTGA
- the cobC gene encoding Rv2231c family pyridoxal phosphate-dependent protein CobC, whose product MLGGQKSGKSGLAARRAEASGRPVVVVAPAVVRDEEFKARVERHRADRPAHWRTLETFDLAAAVASAGTGSFVLVDALDTWLAETLESAGVFVGDDVPDPALRARAEDDVVAALRAFCAAVAATDVDVLVIAGQPGLGVHAGGPGARLYVDVHGRAVQTLSAAADEALLVVGGRAVRLEPDMPPTVPVDHGESRLPSAREADLLHDQQGRGGAPVVDPLLREHGDTQVPPGAVDLAVNVLPGPPSWLAERLAGAVRDLAAYPDDRAARAAAAARHGRPAEECMVVDGAAEAFWLLARVLRPRLAACVHPSFTEPEAALRAAGVPVVRVMREAERAWRLDPSAVPEEADLVVVGRPDNPTGALDPVETVAALTRPGRTVVVDEAFAEFLDDADGVAGRRDLPGVVTVRSLTKLWGLAGLRVGYVVGPPATIGRLAAGRQPWSVNSLALTAIEALASPAAEAERRERAAAVAESRTELVAELRAVGGLELWDAHANFVLVCSGRPGLRDRLLEHGLAARRADTFPGLDDRAVRVAVRDRATNRRLIAALRTIEEGGPA is encoded by the coding sequence GTGCTGGGCGGCCAGAAGTCGGGCAAGTCCGGGCTGGCGGCGCGCCGGGCCGAGGCCAGCGGCCGTCCCGTCGTGGTCGTCGCGCCGGCCGTCGTCCGCGACGAGGAGTTCAAGGCCCGGGTCGAGCGGCACCGGGCGGACCGACCCGCGCACTGGCGGACCCTGGAGACGTTCGACCTGGCGGCCGCGGTCGCTTCGGCGGGAACCGGGTCGTTCGTGCTGGTCGACGCGCTGGACACCTGGCTGGCCGAGACCCTCGAGTCGGCCGGCGTCTTCGTCGGCGACGACGTGCCCGACCCCGCTTTGCGGGCACGCGCCGAGGACGACGTGGTGGCGGCGTTGCGCGCGTTCTGCGCCGCGGTCGCGGCGACGGACGTGGACGTGCTGGTCATCGCCGGCCAGCCCGGCCTGGGTGTCCACGCCGGCGGTCCCGGCGCCCGGCTCTATGTCGACGTGCACGGCCGGGCGGTCCAGACGCTCTCCGCAGCGGCGGACGAGGCCCTCCTCGTGGTCGGCGGCCGCGCGGTCCGCCTCGAGCCCGACATGCCGCCCACGGTCCCCGTTGATCATGGAGAAAGTCGGCTGCCGAGCGCCCGGGAAGCCGACCTTCTCCATGATCAACAGGGACGGGGTGGGGCGCCTGTGGTGGACCCACTGTTGCGCGAGCATGGTGACACCCAGGTGCCGCCCGGCGCGGTCGATCTCGCCGTCAACGTGCTGCCGGGACCACCGTCGTGGCTGGCAGAGCGGCTGGCGGGAGCCGTGCGCGACCTGGCCGCCTACCCGGACGATCGCGCCGCCCGCGCCGCGGCGGCCGCAAGGCATGGCCGTCCCGCCGAGGAGTGCATGGTCGTCGACGGTGCGGCGGAGGCGTTCTGGCTGCTGGCCAGGGTGCTCCGGCCGCGGCTGGCCGCCTGCGTGCACCCGTCGTTCACCGAGCCCGAGGCGGCGCTGCGGGCCGCCGGCGTCCCCGTGGTCCGGGTCATGCGCGAGGCCGAGCGGGCCTGGCGGCTGGACCCGTCTGCCGTGCCCGAGGAGGCGGACCTCGTCGTGGTCGGGCGGCCGGACAACCCGACCGGGGCGCTCGACCCGGTCGAGACGGTCGCGGCGCTCACCAGGCCCGGCCGGACCGTCGTCGTCGACGAGGCGTTCGCGGAGTTCCTGGACGACGCCGACGGCGTGGCCGGGCGTCGTGACCTGCCCGGCGTCGTCACCGTACGGAGCCTGACCAAGCTGTGGGGGCTGGCCGGCCTCCGGGTCGGCTACGTCGTCGGCCCGCCGGCCACCATCGGCAGGCTCGCCGCCGGCCGCCAGCCGTGGAGCGTCAACAGCCTCGCCCTGACCGCGATCGAGGCGCTGGCGTCGCCGGCCGCCGAGGCCGAGCGGCGCGAGCGGGCCGCCGCTGTCGCCGAGTCGCGGACCGAGCTGGTCGCCGAGCTGCGGGCCGTCGGCGGCCTGGAGCTGTGGGACGCGCACGCGAACTTCGTGCTGGTCTGCTCCGGCCGGCCGGGCCTGCGCGACCGGCTGCTCGAGCACGGCCTGGCGGCCCGCCGGGCCGACACGTTCCCGGGGCTGGACGACCGCGCCGTGCGAGTCGCCGTCCGCGACCGGGCGACGAACCGCAGGTTGATCGCCGCGCTACGCACCATCGAAGAAGGAGGGCCGGCATGA